The sequence ACTTACCGAAGGAACCGGTGCAAAACCAGCTGCTACCGATAAAGTTCGTGTACATTACCACGGAACATTAACCGACGGAACTGTTTTCGACAGTTCTTTAGATCGTGGCGAACCTGCGGTATTTGGTGTTAACCAGGTAATTAGTGGTTGGACCGAAGCATTGCAATTAATGCCTGTAGGATCAAAATGGAAAGTATTTATTCCTGCCAACCTGGCTTATGGTCCACGTGGTGCAGGTGCTGATATAGGTCCTAACTCAGCTTTAATTTTCGAAGTTGAACTTTTGGAAATTGTAGAAGAATAGAAAGTTTTATCATTCCGAAAGAGGAACCAGTGAGGAAGCACAAACAACTGAGCTTTCTCGCAGCAGATTTCTCTCTTCGTTCGAAATGACAAAAACTTGTTGAAAAAAACCCTTTGTCTGTTTTTAGGCAAAGGGTTTCTTTTTTTATCTTCGTTCCTGAAATTAAAAAATAGGAAATGGCATTAAGCGTAAAAGGAAAAATTGAGCAGATTTTAAAACCTGAATCCGGGGTGAGCCGGGCAGGAAAAGAATGGAGTAAACAAGAATTTGTAATTGAAACAGACGAACAATACCCACGCAAAGTATGTTTTACCTTGTTTGGCGACAAAGTTAGTTTGATTAACGGAATGTCTGCCGGCGAGGAAGTTGAGGTGTCTTTTAATATGGAATCGCGCGAATACAATGGCCGTTGGTTTCATAACATTAATGCCTGGAAAATTGATAAAGTTAGTGCCGATGGCAATTTGCCAGAACCTCCGCCGGAGTTTGGAATGGATGATATTCCACCCGAGCCATCGGAAGATTCGGCAGGTGATTTGCCGTTTTAAAGGATGAACAATTAAGGATAAAAGATTAATAGAAAATGCCATCTTTGTTTTAAACAGAGGTGGCATTTTTGTTTCCTGTCACTTCCACAAAGAATTGTTGTCATTTCGATCCGTCAACTGACGGAGAGAAATCTGTACCAATGTGGTTGAGAAGTAACAGATTTCTCCTCATTCTTCGTCGAAATGACAATATTGAATTATCCCCGCGTAAACATCGGGTTACCAGGTTTCGACAAACGCGGGTTAAATACATACCCATCCGAATCAAAAGCCTGCAGATCGTCTACATTATCAATGTCATTCTCAACAATAAAACGTGTCATCAGACCGCGGGCCTTTTTGGCAAAGAAGGAGATCATTTTGTACTGACCATTTTTCATGTCTTTAAACTGTGGCGTTACAATTTCCGCTTCCAGCTTTTTGGTGTCGATACTTTTATAATATTCGTTTGATGCCAGGTTGATTAACACTTTACTCCCCGATTCATCAAGTGCTTCCTGTATTTTCGGAGTGATCTTGTTTTTCCAGAAAGCATACAAATCTGCCGATCGCTGAACTTTTAATTTCGTTCCCATTTCAAGGCGGTAAGGCTGCATTAAATCGAGTGGACGCAAAACGCCGTAAAGTCCAGAAAGTATTCTCAACTTCGACTGCAATTTCAGCAGTTGTTCTTCACTTAATGTTGTGGCATCCAATCCCTGAAATACATCGCCACTAAAAGCCAGAACAGCCTGTTTGGCATTATCGGGCGTAAAAGGTTGGTGCCAGGTTTGAAAACGATCGTAATTCAACTGTCCCAGGTTTGCTGAAATTCCCATTAACTCCGAAAGTTGTTTGGGTTTCATCTTCCGCAGTTTCGGAAGTAGCTTTTCCGACTCGTCAAGCATGTCGGGCATGGTGTACCTTGTAGTTACCGGTGGTGTTTTATAATCCAGCGATTTTGCCGGCGATATTACTATTAGCATATGTTCTGATTTCTTTTTCAAAATTAACAGCTTTTCTATTTTAATGTTCAGCATTTCACAAAATATTGGCCTCCAACCTGACACAAAAAAGCTATCCCGAATTAACGGGATAGCCGAAAACAAAACTAATCTACTTGCTATTGTCATATTAAAGCAGACCGATATTCAAGCTATTCTAAATAGCTATTACTATTCATCTCGGCATCGTTTAATTTTTATAATCAGTTTCAACTTTTTCCTTCTAAATACACGGTCAGGCAATCGAGTAATTTGATAACTGGTCAGAACACCTTTCGTTAGCGAAAGGGAGATCATGGCGAAGCATATAAGAATCTTCCACTCCAATTGCATCAACAAATCCTTTTGACAACACGCTCTTTGCCAGACTTTTTTGTTCTTTAAATGCCTCAAGAATTACCGGAATATTTACCCGTTGTTTTATTTTATTGATAAGAACCAGATTCCGTTTTAACAGATAGTTATTCCTGTCATCCAGCTGATAGGAAGATGCTGTAATATCAACATTAAATGCATCGAACCCGGCTGTTTCCAGTTCGCTCATTGATTGCAGTACAAATTCAAGTCCTACACCTTCTGTCGAATAGTTTTGAATACCAGATGTTGTTTGTGTGAAAGCAATAAATTCATCATCTATTTTAATGTTTAGCATTACCGGAAAATCATCGCCGCACACAATTTTTATCGACTCTACCACTTTTTCTGCAAAAGCAATACGTTCGTGCATCTCTCGTTTAATATCTCTTTTTGATGCCAGCTCCGATTCGACAATAAAGTTGTGATTACAGAGGTTGGAACCAATTGGTGTTATGTCGACCTGAATACCATCAAAACCAACGATGCGGGCCACGGTAGCAAGTTTTACATATTCGTCAATTGTTTTTTCCTCTTCGGCAAAACGATTCAATTCTACCACCTTATTTACCGGCTTCATTTTCGTATCTTTAGGTCTTCGCACCAATAAGAATCCGGGCAAAGTACTTTCAAAACGGGTATTGATATCGGCAAATACTTTGGTTCCAAAATGATGTACCCTATTCACCATTTTCTTCAATCGGTGAATGTATTTGGCAGTTTCAGCACCTGAAGGATAATCGCTAATATCCTGCGGGGAAGTATACATTTCCGACGATTGTTTCCCGGTCACAATCATTCCTACACCTTCCTCGGCACGTCTTTCGTAATACTCCATAGTGTGGGTGGTAAACATTCCTTTAAACGTTGTAACTCCCTCATCCAACTCTACTTTCGACACAAACCTGTTTTTAACCTCACACCCATTTATTGTAAATGGCGAAAATAATTTCTGATCTTCTCGTTTCATGTTTTCTAATTTTTATTTATTGTTCTATACAACAAAAATAACGCTTAGCCCACCTCAAGTTTGCTCAATAAGGTTCGCTGATTATCCCAAAAAGCTCAAATTAAAATCCTGCATTTTATGCAATCAAAAAGGGGCAGGCCTCATTGCC comes from uncultured Draconibacterium sp. and encodes:
- a CDS encoding DUF3127 domain-containing protein; protein product: MALSVKGKIEQILKPESGVSRAGKEWSKQEFVIETDEQYPRKVCFTLFGDKVSLINGMSAGEEVEVSFNMESREYNGRWFHNINAWKIDKVSADGNLPEPPPEFGMDDIPPEPSEDSAGDLPF
- the yaaA gene encoding peroxide stress protein YaaA, with amino-acid sequence MLIVISPAKSLDYKTPPVTTRYTMPDMLDESEKLLPKLRKMKPKQLSELMGISANLGQLNYDRFQTWHQPFTPDNAKQAVLAFSGDVFQGLDATTLSEEQLLKLQSKLRILSGLYGVLRPLDLMQPYRLEMGTKLKVQRSADLYAFWKNKITPKIQEALDESGSKVLINLASNEYYKSIDTKKLEAEIVTPQFKDMKNGQYKMISFFAKKARGLMTRFIVENDIDNVDDLQAFDSDGYVFNPRLSKPGNPMFTRG